The Penaeus chinensis breed Huanghai No. 1 chromosome 16, ASM1920278v2, whole genome shotgun sequence sequence tagtaTATGCGCATAGCCAGTGGGCTacaccccctggacccccgtagtaatatatacgcctagcccacgtggtagtatatgcgtctagaattcaccctcgcaatgtaaacaagatgagcgacttggggaatcttctcttttcttttacgtatagcacccttgggaagcatttgcacacacattgcCATAAAAGAACTTTGTCTTGATTTGTATTGTTCTACCATTTCATGTAAGTTTTATTACCAAACTCGGCCACTACGTTatactatattttcctttttaatattttacatactttgcggtttttatttatttatagttctgTACAATAATTTTCTGCGCATGAGCGGTTTCACGACCGGGTCTTTTGACACCACAGGGAGactacattccttttttttttttacgtcgatTCTTGGTTATTCTAAAGGGTATTTGTTACCAGAAGGCTGCTATCATGCGACCCCAAAATCCAAaccaacctttcctaccttctatttattccctagacaccCCCTTATACCCCCCTTCATTAGTACTCCGTgcctacctaaaaaaaaaaaaaaaaaaaacacgaaattaagAACTTTGGCTGCGAGAGGGTCTCTGAGCGGtgatattttcgttattttgcGTAAATATGATGCCGCTGCAGCTGTGCCTGtatttatcactatatatatatatatttttttatgctctaGAAGATGGCAgtgtctatttccctctatctctatgcgtcgctctcggtaacatttttCTAAAGACTATACAGTGGCAGCGAAGGTGGAATATACATTAATAAGCATCCCAGGTTGATGTGTGATCTCACTAAGTTTTCCAAATGTCGAAAAGATCGATTCAAAATGGACATTCGACGGAGTGTAAAAAAGATCGACGTTCTTGCTGTATAAAGGTGTGCGGTTTTCAGACTCGATTATTACGATCATTTACTATATAAACAGCATTTAGTGTATAATGAATGCCACTTGGGTCCAGGGGGAAGAGctccctggctaggcgcatatactaGCACGGGGGCCCTGGGGGCGGACCCCCCTGGCTAGGGGCACCCAAGGGTCTTTTGGTAGCATTATCGAAAAATTGGTTGAATgcccgtagtttttttttttttaagttgtcgcGTCGGCCCGTAGGCTTTCAAAGATGGCAGGCGTGTCCGTAGTTTCACAATGCGATCTtcagtttttcttgtttttacgccttctctttctctcctcctcctcctcttcctctttcctctcctcttctgtgtctcctctctcctctcttctctgtctctcctctctcctctcttctctgtgtctctctcctctctcctctcttctgtgtgtgtcctctctcctctctcctctcttctctgtgtgtcctctctcctctctcctctcttctctgtgtcctctctcctctctcctctcttctctgtgtcctctctcctctcttctctgtgtcctctctcctctctcctctcttctctgtgtgtcctctctcctctctcctctcttctctgtgtcctctctcctctcttctctcttctctgtgtcctctctcctctcttctttcccccctcccccccctttttttcccccccccccttttttttccctttttttttttttccccccttttttttttttcttcttttccccccttcccccttctttttttttttccccccccttttttcttctttttttccccccttctttttcccttttttcccccttcccccttcccttcttttttttttttttttcccccttttttcccaattttcttctttttttttcccttttcaatttcttcttttttttttccccccccttctttttcccctttatttttttttttttaaaaaaaaaaatttttaaattatcaatttccaattttaaattttttttctttttttaaaatttttaaaaaaccaaccaaaaattttttttttttaaaaaaacccctttaaaaattttatttttttttttaaaaaaaaattttaaactaaaatttttttaaaccaaaaatttttttttaaaaaaaaaatttttttttttttttttaaaaattaaaaatttttaaattttttcccttttttccccttttttccccccctttttttcccccctttttcccttttttttttcccccccccccccaaaaaaacccccctttatccccccctacccccttttttaaattttttttcccttttttttcccccccccttttttaaattttttttttatttttctttttttttttttttcccttttccccccctttttttttttttttttttatttcccttttctatttttaaatttttttttttaaaaaaaattttttttttcccccctttttttctttcccctttttttacccccccctttttccccccccccccaaaaaaaaaaaaaaaaaaccccccaaaaaaaaaatttttaaaaaaattttttcccctttttttaaaaatttttttccccccctttttcttttttttttaaaaatttttttttaatttcccaattttttttttttttccccccttttttttaaaaaaaatttttaaaccaccccaaattttttttttccccaaaaaattttattttttttttttttttaaaaaaaaaaaaaaaatttttttttaaaattttttttttttttttttttttttttaaaaaacccctttaaaaaaaaatttttaattttttaaaaaaatttttttttaaattatttttttttaaaatttccaaccccccctttttttaaaattttttttttttttaaaaacccttcccccttttccccccccttttttccctttttccccccaaattttccgggccctttttttttttttggggcccctttttttttggggtttttatttttttccctccccccccccccccttttcccccctttttttccccctttttcccttcttttttttcccccccttttccccctcccccctccccccccccccctttcccccccctttttttcccccccccccccccccttttttcccccccccccccttttttttttggggggggcccggggggggggaaagatCCAGAAAGCTTTAAACTAAAATTTAATTCCTGATAGCGACGGGCAGCTGATCTCACACAAGGGGGGTTTTCAGGGGGAAAtaaccccaaaaatttttttgggaaccggggggggaaaaaaaggggcgaGCGAGAGCGTCTCTTTTGAATTAACGTCTTCTAAAGAAACGATACTTTGCCATATTTTCGTGTTATGTAGTTATTGTGGtggcgattttttttcttgtaatttcatTTTAAGGTTTTATACACGGCAAATGCCATCTTTGTTTCGACAAAGGAGTAGTTAAACCTGTCGGAGCATCGAGATAAACTCGCCAGATCTCGGTATAGCCTAACCTGCTTTCAAGACCTGTACGCTAACTTGAGACTGAGGTCAAACTGGTCAGTTACGTTTACAAGCAaactgtaaaataataatgacttagTAAATAAAGGGCAAATGACAAGCCTTTTAAGAATTTATGCTGAAcaaattaaaacgaaaaaaaaaatatcctgaagAAACACCATCATAtccgtgttttttgtttgtccttccatcattattattattttatttatatatatatatatatatatatatatatatattacacacacacacacacacacacacacacacacacacacacacacacacacacacacacacacacacaccttgacaAATTGACGTTAGAGCTACGTTGAACTGCAGTagcgggaaaggggaaggacgagTCGAAAGATGACCACTCAGCGTTGCCAAAGGGTGAATTTCTAGTATATTTGTATCTAACATGTGATTCTCCCATTGGTACGAGTTTCGGATACAGAAACTGAAAGTACCGGCTCACGTGTATGTCTATGATAAGGGTCACTTGGAAGTGGAGGGAAGCGAAATTGAAATGACAGTCCATATTATTCACAATGATGACACCTATTTGGTACTTGCTAGAGTAACTAGGAATGGgtattcccctcttccctggcGACAATTGTGCAGAATAGCTTGATAAACGCTCCATTTTGACAATGCCTTAACCGTCAGTTTAGGCATTCAAGTGACAAGCCGTAGCTAGCAAAAACTTTAGGGTAGGTGTACCACGCCTTCAATCTTTACAATCCTCTCACGTAATATCCTCTCTCCCCAAAAGGAAGTTACCTGCAGTCAACGATCATTACCTCAATTTCGCTTTGTCGGCGAAGACCACAGCCTCGCATTCATATGTGAAAAAAACCCAAATGGGTTTTATTGTGCAGATTGCAAAACTCTCGTGAACTGCATTGATGGAAGTGCATTTCCTTATACCTGCGAAAACCAGACCAGATGTGACGACAGACGGACGTTTGGGGGTGGCGTGTGCTACCCAGAACACCCTCAGCAATGTTATTGTCAAACAAAGCACTCGTTTCACGTAGATTTATACGACGATCGGAAATTCTTCTATTGCGAGAACGTAAAGGCTGAATACGATATCTTCCAGTGCCCCAACGAAATGATCTTTGTGGAGGACGAAATTCTGTGTAACACGCGCTCAGGCTTGCCGAGGTGTAGGTACATGGGCATCTTCTCGTATATTCCCGACTGCAGAAGGTACTACGTCTGCATCCTCACCCTGACAGGATGGGTACAGAAGGCTTTCAGGTGCCACAATGACAGCGCCCTCGGTGACCTCATGTTCAATCAAGTCTCTGGGGAGTGCGAGGACCCTTGCACTTGGACCGCGAAGGAGTTCTCCTGCCAGAGAGAGGGTCGGTTTGGGGATATCATCAGCTGCCGTATATACCATGAATGTGTTGCCATGCCCTACGGATTCCGGCATGTGAAGCACGAGTGTCCCTTGGGCTACACCTGGGATCCTACAGCTCACAACGGCTACGGCCTTTGTGTTCTGGCCGAGACCAACACTGGGTGCGCCGTGGACAACTCCACACTCAATTTGTGTATTATACCTGAAACTAGATGTCCCTATGTCGCAGCTGGAAATTCATCTTTCCTTTTACCTCCCGACGAGATTGAGCCACCCATTACCATCAGTGTTTTAGACATTTTGCACAACACAGAGCCTCCAGTACCGCCTCAAACAATACCACCTCCGGAGTACACCACGATGCCTGCAGAGAC is a genomic window containing:
- the LOC125033182 gene encoding uncharacterized protein LOC125033182, translating into MIFVEDEILCNTRSGLPRCRYMGIFSYIPDCRRYYVCILTLTGWVQKAFRCHNDSALGDLMFNQVSGECEDPCTWTAKEFSCQREGRFGDIISCRIYHECVAMPYGFRHVKHECPLGYTWDPTAHNGYGLCVLAETNTGCAVDNSTLNLCIIPETRCPYVAAGNSSFLLPPDEIEPPITISVLDILHNTEPPVPPQTIPPPEYTTMPAETTTDVESLQNLEFSFQEDDRSSQCPEPFDLVAGDCVLVSGEDERRNYTGAMEYCGRLGAGLASPSDLMALRNYVLLQLGVIHVRVGATRSPELAAWSWPDGRPVPSAAWGPWQPDNAGGQEYCTTLNTNLWWNGPLNDFSCNGLYAFVCQYGV